A single window of Deltaproteobacteria bacterium DNA harbors:
- a CDS encoding cytidylate kinase family protein — translation MAIIMIYEGIHGAEEVANRVAKSLNYKCVGRQDLAATLPNYGVPRAKLDDITEKAPHWWEQWLQDLRPYRIALQAAMCEMAQAGPIVYHGHVGHELLPGVSHVLKVFVTGSMDLRIDLLRSRPAQDEGAIRKQLEHTDRARSRRLMSLFGHDWQDPTRYHLALNLAMGVDAASEIIGAAARLAAFAETEASRQAFEDLALARKTQATLLQSDPYRELPVDVKAHNGTVTVSGMVSSSVAAEGVVAIVKAVPGVAEVTANLVVVPQGHSDIE, via the coding sequence ATGGCGATCATCATGATCTATGAAGGTATCCACGGGGCGGAGGAAGTCGCCAACCGGGTCGCGAAATCACTGAACTACAAGTGCGTGGGGCGGCAGGATCTGGCGGCCACTCTGCCGAATTACGGCGTGCCGCGCGCCAAGCTCGACGACATCACGGAGAAGGCGCCACACTGGTGGGAGCAGTGGCTGCAGGACTTGCGGCCCTACCGTATAGCGCTCCAGGCCGCCATGTGCGAGATGGCTCAGGCCGGCCCGATTGTCTACCACGGCCACGTGGGGCACGAGCTCCTTCCCGGAGTCTCCCATGTGCTCAAGGTCTTCGTGACCGGCTCCATGGACCTGCGCATCGACCTGCTCCGGTCGCGCCCCGCGCAAGACGAAGGCGCCATCCGCAAGCAGCTCGAGCACACCGACCGTGCCCGCAGCCGGCGCCTCATGTCCCTGTTCGGCCACGACTGGCAGGACCCAACCCGGTACCACCTGGCGCTCAATCTCGCCATGGGCGTGGACGCGGCCAGCGAGATCATCGGCGCCGCCGCCCGGCTCGCGGCGTTTGCCGAGACGGAGGCCTCCAGGCAAGCCTTCGAAGACCTCGCGCTGGCCAGGAAGACCCAGGCGACGCTGCTTCAGTCCGACCCGTACCGCGAACTGCCCGTCGACGTGAAGGCGCACAACGGCACGGTGACGGTGTCCGGAATGGTTTCCTCGTCGGTTGCGGCGGAAGGCGTGGTGGCAATCGTCAAGGCCGTCCCCGGCGTAGCGGAAGTGACCGCGAATCTCGTGGTGGTGCCGCAAGGGCATTCCGACATCGAATAG
- a CDS encoding AMP-binding protein, producing the protein MTTMRALLERAERHFPANPALVPVSGGRTLTWSEFVVRIRQAAGALRALGVGAGDRFAIMCRNDPRQAELIHAGYWTGAVPVPINYRLAPLEIAAILEEISPRLVAVEDHWARRIADPALAPYRDKVLWIGREHGGMPGRPVYEEIRDASPEDSGAAVSEDDDALLLYTGGTTGRAKGVRLTHRNIVTNGLQLMEPYRLAEDDVMLHVAPMFHAAGLLGTPLSLAGAAHAYLPDFTPDAFLAAVEKSRVTFTLLSPTMIIRIIRVGRIRDFDISSLRRITYGAAPIDTVWIRRTMETFPGVELVHSYGLTETSPVLTTLGWNHHLGGERLPSVGRPVLGVNLRIVDNEGNDLPAGEAGEIAVRGPNVSPGYLDRPDETAAVFRDGWFFTGDVGRLDGEGFLYLLDRKKDIIITGGENVWSGEVEAALYRHPDVVEAAVIGVPEETRGETVLAAIVPAPGSDLAAGNGKKALTEHCRRFLGHYKVPRLYRFVDELPKSAMGKVVKAELRRRYGKE; encoded by the coding sequence ATGACTACGATGCGGGCGCTGCTGGAACGGGCTGAACGGCACTTCCCGGCCAACCCCGCGCTGGTTCCCGTTTCCGGCGGCCGCACCCTGACATGGAGCGAGTTCGTCGTCCGGATTCGGCAGGCGGCGGGCGCGCTGCGAGCGCTTGGTGTCGGGGCCGGAGACCGTTTTGCCATCATGTGCCGCAACGACCCGCGGCAGGCCGAGCTGATTCACGCCGGCTACTGGACGGGCGCCGTGCCGGTGCCCATCAACTACCGGCTCGCCCCGTTAGAGATCGCGGCCATCTTGGAGGAGATCTCGCCGCGCCTGGTTGCAGTGGAGGACCACTGGGCGAGGCGCATTGCCGATCCGGCTCTCGCGCCGTACCGGGACAAGGTTCTCTGGATCGGACGCGAACACGGCGGCATGCCGGGACGGCCCGTCTACGAAGAGATCCGCGACGCTTCACCCGAGGACTCCGGCGCCGCCGTCAGCGAGGATGACGACGCGTTGCTTCTGTACACCGGCGGCACCACCGGCCGGGCCAAGGGCGTACGGCTCACCCATCGCAACATCGTGACCAACGGCCTCCAGCTCATGGAGCCGTACCGCCTCGCCGAGGACGACGTGATGCTTCACGTCGCGCCCATGTTCCATGCCGCCGGTCTGCTCGGCACACCGCTCTCCCTTGCCGGCGCGGCGCACGCTTACCTGCCGGACTTCACGCCGGATGCATTCCTCGCCGCGGTGGAGAAGAGCCGCGTCACCTTCACGTTGCTCTCCCCGACCATGATCATCCGGATCATCCGGGTGGGAAGGATTCGGGACTTCGACATCTCCAGCCTTCGCAGGATTACGTACGGCGCCGCGCCGATCGACACCGTCTGGATCCGCCGGACGATGGAAACCTTTCCGGGGGTCGAGCTGGTGCACAGCTACGGCCTTACCGAGACCTCGCCGGTTCTGACAACGCTTGGCTGGAACCACCACCTGGGCGGGGAACGGCTGCCCTCGGTGGGACGGCCCGTCCTGGGAGTGAATCTCCGCATCGTGGACAACGAGGGGAACGATTTGCCGGCCGGGGAAGCGGGCGAGATCGCGGTCCGCGGCCCGAACGTGTCGCCGGGTTATCTCGACCGGCCGGACGAGACCGCGGCGGTCTTCCGCGATGGATGGTTCTTCACCGGGGATGTCGGGAGGCTCGACGGCGAAGGCTTCCTCTACCTGCTCGATCGGAAGAAGGACATCATCATCACGGGCGGGGAAAACGTCTGGTCGGGTGAGGTCGAGGCCGCCCTCTACAGGCACCCGGACGTGGTGGAGGCGGCGGTCATCGGCGTCCCGGAGGAAACCAGGGGAGAGACGGTCCTCGCGGCGATCGTGCCCGCACCTGGGTCCGATCTCGCGGCTGGCAACGGAAAGAAAGCTCTCACCGAACACTGCCGGCGGTTCCTCGGTCACTACAAGGTGCCTCGCCTGTACCGCTTCGTGGACGAGCTTCCCAAGAGCGCCATGGGGAAGGTCGTGAAGGCCGAGCTTCGTCGCCGTTACGGCAAGGAATGA